Proteins co-encoded in one Plectropomus leopardus isolate mb chromosome 14, YSFRI_Pleo_2.0, whole genome shotgun sequence genomic window:
- the LOC121953428 gene encoding heterogeneous nuclear ribonucleoprotein Q isoform X1, with the protein MATEHINGNGPEEPMDTSAAVTHSEHFQTLLEAGLPQKVAEKLDEIYIAGLVSHSDLDDRAIEALKEFNEEGALQVLLQFKDSDLSHVQNKSAFLCGVMKTYRQREKQGTKVSDTNKGPDEAKIKALLERTGYTLDVTTGQRKYGGPPPESAHSGAQPTIGTEIFVGKIPRDLFEDELVPLFEKAGPIWDLRLMMDPLSGLNRGYAFVTFCTKEAAQQAVKLCNNNEIRPGKHIGVCISVANNRLFVGSIPKSKTKEQIVEEFAKVTEGLNDVILYHQPDDKKKNRGFCFLEYEDHKTAAQARRRLMSGKVKVWGNVVTVEWADPIEDPDPEVMAKVKVLFVRNLASTVTEEILEKAFSQFGKLERVKKLKDYAFIHFEERDGAVKALADLNGKDLEGEHIEIVFAKPPDQKRKERKAQRQAAKTQMYDEYYYYGPPHMPPPTRGRGRGGRGGYSYPPDYYGYEDYYDYYGYDYHNYRGGYDDPYYGYDDFQGSGRVRGARGGVRGGASQTRGRGGVTPRGRVGFSQRGGPGTSRAGKRGRGRS; encoded by the exons ATGGCCACAGAACATATTAATGGAAATGGTCCAGAAGAACCAATGGACACCTCTGCTGCAGTTACCCATTCTGAGCACTTCCAGACTTTATTAGAAGCTGGTTTACCACAGAAAGTTGCTGAAAAACTAGATGAAATTTACATAGCAG GTTTGGTGTCACACAGTGACTTAGATGACCGAGCGATTGAGGCTTTGAAAGAATTCAACGAGGAAGGTGCTCTGCAAGTCCTTTTGCAATTTAAGGACAGCGACCTCTCACATGTTCAG AACAAAAGTGCCTTTCTTTGTGGCGTGATGAAGAcgtacagacagagagagaaacaagggACCAAAGTGTCAGACACCAATAAAGGACCAGATGAAGCCAAAATCAAA GCTTTGCTGGAGAGGACTGGCTACACACTTGATGTGACAACAGGCCAGAGGAAGTATGGAGGTCCGCCGCCAGAGTCTGCTCACTCAGGGGCACAGCCCACCATCGGTACAGAG ATATTTGTAGGCAAAATCCCCAGAGACCTCTTTGAGGATGAGCTTGTTCCGCTGTTTGAGAAAGCCGGCCCCATCTGGGACCTGCGTCTGATGATGGATCCTCTCAGTGGCCTGAACAGAGGCTACGCCTTTGTCACTTTCTGCACTAAAGAAGCTGCACAGCAGGCTGTCAAATTG TGCAACAACAATGAAATTCGACCGGGTAAACACATCGGTGTGTGCATCTCTGTGGCCAATAATAGACTGTTTGTTGGCTCCATCCCCAAGAGTAAAACAAAAGAGCAGATTGTTGAAGAATTTGCAAAAGTCACAG AGGGTCTAAATGATGTCATATTGTACCACCAGCCAGACGACAAGAAGAAGAACCGGGGCTTTTGCTTCCTGGAGTATGAAGACCACAAGACGGCAGCTCAAGCCCGCCGCCGGCTGATGAGCGGCAAGGTGAAGGTGTGGGGGAACGTCGTCACTGTGGAGTGGGCTGATCCCATTGAGGACCCGGACCCAGAGGTCATGGCCAAG GTCAAGGTGCTGTTTGTGAGGAACTTGGCGAGCACTGTCACAGAAGAGATACTTGAAAAGGCCTTCAGTCAGTTTGGCAAGCTGGAGCGGGTGAAAAAATTGAAAGACTATGCCTTCATCCACTTCGAGGAAAGAGATGGTGCTGTGAAG GCTTTGGCTGATCTCAACGGCAAAGACCTCGAGGGAGAGCACATTGAAATCGTCTTTGCCAAACCCCCTGACCAGAAGAGGAAAGAGCGCAAAGCACAGAGACAAGCCGCTAAAACACAGAT GTATGATGAATACTATTATTACGGGCCTCCCCACATGCCACCACCGACAAGAGGCAGAGGCCGGGGCGGCCGAGGAGGTTATTCGTACCCTCCTGACTATTACGGCTATGAAGACTATTACGATTACTATGGATACGACTACCACAACTACCGGGGCGGCTACGATGACCCATACTACGGTTATGATGACTTCCAAGGGTCCGGGCGAGTACGAGGAGCGAGGGGAGGAGTCCGCGGCGGTGCTAGTCAGACCAGGGGCCGCGGTGGTGTCACACCAAGGGGCCGAGTGGGCTTCTCCCAGCGAGGGGGCCCTGGAACAAGCAGAG CAGGGAAACGCGGCCGAGGGCGGTCCTGA
- the LOC121953428 gene encoding heterogeneous nuclear ribonucleoprotein Q isoform X2, with product MATEHINGNGPEEPMDTSAAVTHSEHFQTLLEAGLPQKVAEKLDEIYIAGLVSHSDLDDRAIEALKEFNEEGALQVLLQFKDSDLSHVQNKSAFLCGVMKTYRQREKQGTKVSDTNKGPDEAKIKALLERTGYTLDVTTGQRKYGGPPPESAHSGAQPTIGTEIFVGKIPRDLFEDELVPLFEKAGPIWDLRLMMDPLSGLNRGYAFVTFCTKEAAQQAVKLCNNNEIRPGKHIGVCISVANNRLFVGSIPKSKTKEQIVEEFAKVTEGLNDVILYHQPDDKKKNRGFCFLEYEDHKTAAQARRRLMSGKVKVWGNVVTVEWADPIEDPDPEVMAKVKVLFVRNLASTVTEEILEKAFSQFGKLERVKKLKDYAFIHFEERDGAVKALADLNGKDLEGEHIEIVFAKPPDQKRKERKAQRQAAKTQMYDEYYYYGPPHMPPPTRGRGRGGRGGYSYPPDYYGYEDYYDYYGYDYHNYRGGYDDPYYGYDDFQGSGRVRGARGGVRGGASQTRGRGGVTPRGRVGFSQRGGPGTSRGKRGRGRS from the exons ATGGCCACAGAACATATTAATGGAAATGGTCCAGAAGAACCAATGGACACCTCTGCTGCAGTTACCCATTCTGAGCACTTCCAGACTTTATTAGAAGCTGGTTTACCACAGAAAGTTGCTGAAAAACTAGATGAAATTTACATAGCAG GTTTGGTGTCACACAGTGACTTAGATGACCGAGCGATTGAGGCTTTGAAAGAATTCAACGAGGAAGGTGCTCTGCAAGTCCTTTTGCAATTTAAGGACAGCGACCTCTCACATGTTCAG AACAAAAGTGCCTTTCTTTGTGGCGTGATGAAGAcgtacagacagagagagaaacaagggACCAAAGTGTCAGACACCAATAAAGGACCAGATGAAGCCAAAATCAAA GCTTTGCTGGAGAGGACTGGCTACACACTTGATGTGACAACAGGCCAGAGGAAGTATGGAGGTCCGCCGCCAGAGTCTGCTCACTCAGGGGCACAGCCCACCATCGGTACAGAG ATATTTGTAGGCAAAATCCCCAGAGACCTCTTTGAGGATGAGCTTGTTCCGCTGTTTGAGAAAGCCGGCCCCATCTGGGACCTGCGTCTGATGATGGATCCTCTCAGTGGCCTGAACAGAGGCTACGCCTTTGTCACTTTCTGCACTAAAGAAGCTGCACAGCAGGCTGTCAAATTG TGCAACAACAATGAAATTCGACCGGGTAAACACATCGGTGTGTGCATCTCTGTGGCCAATAATAGACTGTTTGTTGGCTCCATCCCCAAGAGTAAAACAAAAGAGCAGATTGTTGAAGAATTTGCAAAAGTCACAG AGGGTCTAAATGATGTCATATTGTACCACCAGCCAGACGACAAGAAGAAGAACCGGGGCTTTTGCTTCCTGGAGTATGAAGACCACAAGACGGCAGCTCAAGCCCGCCGCCGGCTGATGAGCGGCAAGGTGAAGGTGTGGGGGAACGTCGTCACTGTGGAGTGGGCTGATCCCATTGAGGACCCGGACCCAGAGGTCATGGCCAAG GTCAAGGTGCTGTTTGTGAGGAACTTGGCGAGCACTGTCACAGAAGAGATACTTGAAAAGGCCTTCAGTCAGTTTGGCAAGCTGGAGCGGGTGAAAAAATTGAAAGACTATGCCTTCATCCACTTCGAGGAAAGAGATGGTGCTGTGAAG GCTTTGGCTGATCTCAACGGCAAAGACCTCGAGGGAGAGCACATTGAAATCGTCTTTGCCAAACCCCCTGACCAGAAGAGGAAAGAGCGCAAAGCACAGAGACAAGCCGCTAAAACACAGAT GTATGATGAATACTATTATTACGGGCCTCCCCACATGCCACCACCGACAAGAGGCAGAGGCCGGGGCGGCCGAGGAGGTTATTCGTACCCTCCTGACTATTACGGCTATGAAGACTATTACGATTACTATGGATACGACTACCACAACTACCGGGGCGGCTACGATGACCCATACTACGGTTATGATGACTTCCAAGGGTCCGGGCGAGTACGAGGAGCGAGGGGAGGAGTCCGCGGCGGTGCTAGTCAGACCAGGGGCCGCGGTGGTGTCACACCAAGGGGCCGAGTGGGCTTCTCCCAGCGAGGGGGCCCTGGAACAAGCAGAG GGAAACGCGGCCGAGGGCGGTCCTGA
- the LOC121953428 gene encoding heterogeneous nuclear ribonucleoprotein Q isoform X3, translated as MKTYRQREKQGTKVSDTNKGPDEAKIKALLERTGYTLDVTTGQRKYGGPPPESAHSGAQPTIGTEIFVGKIPRDLFEDELVPLFEKAGPIWDLRLMMDPLSGLNRGYAFVTFCTKEAAQQAVKLCNNNEIRPGKHIGVCISVANNRLFVGSIPKSKTKEQIVEEFAKVTEGLNDVILYHQPDDKKKNRGFCFLEYEDHKTAAQARRRLMSGKVKVWGNVVTVEWADPIEDPDPEVMAKVKVLFVRNLASTVTEEILEKAFSQFGKLERVKKLKDYAFIHFEERDGAVKALADLNGKDLEGEHIEIVFAKPPDQKRKERKAQRQAAKTQMYDEYYYYGPPHMPPPTRGRGRGGRGGYSYPPDYYGYEDYYDYYGYDYHNYRGGYDDPYYGYDDFQGSGRVRGARGGVRGGASQTRGRGGVTPRGRVGFSQRGGPGTSRAGKRGRGRS; from the exons ATGAAGAcgtacagacagagagagaaacaagggACCAAAGTGTCAGACACCAATAAAGGACCAGATGAAGCCAAAATCAAA GCTTTGCTGGAGAGGACTGGCTACACACTTGATGTGACAACAGGCCAGAGGAAGTATGGAGGTCCGCCGCCAGAGTCTGCTCACTCAGGGGCACAGCCCACCATCGGTACAGAG ATATTTGTAGGCAAAATCCCCAGAGACCTCTTTGAGGATGAGCTTGTTCCGCTGTTTGAGAAAGCCGGCCCCATCTGGGACCTGCGTCTGATGATGGATCCTCTCAGTGGCCTGAACAGAGGCTACGCCTTTGTCACTTTCTGCACTAAAGAAGCTGCACAGCAGGCTGTCAAATTG TGCAACAACAATGAAATTCGACCGGGTAAACACATCGGTGTGTGCATCTCTGTGGCCAATAATAGACTGTTTGTTGGCTCCATCCCCAAGAGTAAAACAAAAGAGCAGATTGTTGAAGAATTTGCAAAAGTCACAG AGGGTCTAAATGATGTCATATTGTACCACCAGCCAGACGACAAGAAGAAGAACCGGGGCTTTTGCTTCCTGGAGTATGAAGACCACAAGACGGCAGCTCAAGCCCGCCGCCGGCTGATGAGCGGCAAGGTGAAGGTGTGGGGGAACGTCGTCACTGTGGAGTGGGCTGATCCCATTGAGGACCCGGACCCAGAGGTCATGGCCAAG GTCAAGGTGCTGTTTGTGAGGAACTTGGCGAGCACTGTCACAGAAGAGATACTTGAAAAGGCCTTCAGTCAGTTTGGCAAGCTGGAGCGGGTGAAAAAATTGAAAGACTATGCCTTCATCCACTTCGAGGAAAGAGATGGTGCTGTGAAG GCTTTGGCTGATCTCAACGGCAAAGACCTCGAGGGAGAGCACATTGAAATCGTCTTTGCCAAACCCCCTGACCAGAAGAGGAAAGAGCGCAAAGCACAGAGACAAGCCGCTAAAACACAGAT GTATGATGAATACTATTATTACGGGCCTCCCCACATGCCACCACCGACAAGAGGCAGAGGCCGGGGCGGCCGAGGAGGTTATTCGTACCCTCCTGACTATTACGGCTATGAAGACTATTACGATTACTATGGATACGACTACCACAACTACCGGGGCGGCTACGATGACCCATACTACGGTTATGATGACTTCCAAGGGTCCGGGCGAGTACGAGGAGCGAGGGGAGGAGTCCGCGGCGGTGCTAGTCAGACCAGGGGCCGCGGTGGTGTCACACCAAGGGGCCGAGTGGGCTTCTCCCAGCGAGGGGGCCCTGGAACAAGCAGAG CAGGGAAACGCGGCCGAGGGCGGTCCTGA